One window from the genome of Rhinolophus ferrumequinum isolate MPI-CBG mRhiFer1 chromosome 22, mRhiFer1_v1.p, whole genome shotgun sequence encodes:
- the LOC117015146 gene encoding cornulin-like: MPQLLQNIRGIIEAFGRYARTEGSCTALSRGELKRLLEHEFADVIVNPHDPATVDEVLRLLDEDDTGAVEFKEFLVLVFKVAQACFKTLSDGPEGACGSQESGSYPQGGSSELGGGQSSVTEVGGVGGGQRHEGSRQASRGQSGAGAETQGQATGSLQVSHRARQSESQRQKAESQQAQAGGSVEPTQGVGGDQSHQTREGGAERPSQTREQDRAHQTSETMTGTITHSQTVEQAGSRHTGSTSTQSRESPYSQTRGTETHSQDRLQTSQTVTGGHLQIQGGGHFQTQGGATQTVEQYGSYQTGSTSTQPQESPYSQTRGTETHSQDRLQTSQTVTGGHVQTQAESHIQNTDQNRSQTPSHTGAGEQGQTQGQSGSGQRWTHVSSDGAKETDLGGQVQTGASPGTGRQDWSSSQDPKYSVARGQGDSTSSEVSQEWVDDPTIEPVIPGLNQGGLSTGVPAAQGQEGAQPAGKQGLTARGLYSYFTSNKP; encoded by the exons ATGCCTCAGTTACTGCAAAACATAAGGGGGATCATCGAAGCCTTCGGGCGCTACGCCAGGACGGAGGGCAGCTGTACAGCGCTCAGCCGGGGGGAGCTGAAGAGGCTCCTGGAGCACGAGTTTGCTGATGTCATCGTG aaCCCCCACGACCCAGCCACTGTGGACGAAGTCCTGCGCCTGCTGGATGAAGATGACACGGGGGCTGTGGAATTCAAGGAATTCCTGGTCCTGGTGTTTAAAGTCGCACAGGCCTGTTTCAAGACATTGAGTGACGGTCCCGAGGGAGCGTGTGGCTCTCAGGAGTCTGGAAGCTACCCCCAGGGGGGCTCGTCAGAGCTGGGGGGAGGACAGAGCAGTGTCACAGaggtgggaggggttgggggaggacaGCGTCATGAGGGGAGCAGGCAGGCTAGCAGAGGGCAGAGCGGGGCTGGGGCTGAGACCCAGGGTCAGGCCACCGGCTCGCTGCAGGTCAGTCACCGTGCCAGGCAGTCTGAGTCCCAGAGACAGAAGGCAGAGAGCCAGCAGGCACAAGCCGGGGGGAGCGTGGAGCCAACCCAGGGAGTGGGAGGAGATCAGAGTCATCAGACCAGAGAGGGGGGTGCAGAGAGACCATCCCAGACCAGGGAACAGGACAGAGCCCACCAGACAAGTGAGACCATGACTGGAACCATAACTCACAGCCAGACTGTGGAGCAGGCCGGGAGCCGTCACACAGGAAGTACCAGCACCCAGTCACGAGAGTCCCCCTATAGCCAGACCAGAGGGACCGAGACCCACAGTCAAGACAGGCTCCAGACGAGCCAGACAGTGACAGGAGGACACCTTCAGATACAGGGAG GAGGACACTTTCAGACACAGGGAGGTGCCACCCAGACTGTGGAGCAGTATGGGAGCTATCAGACAGGAAGTACCAGCACCCAGCCACAAGAGTCCCCCTATAGCCAGACCAGAGGGACAGAGACCCACAGTCAAGACAGGCTCCAGACGAGCCAGACAGTGACAGGAGGACACGTCCAGACACAGGCAGAATCACATATCCAGAACACGGATCAGAACAGGAGCCAGACTCCGAGCCACACGGGGGCTGGAGAACAGGGACAGACCCAGGGGCAGTCAGGCAGTGGGCAAAGATGGACACATGTGAGCAGCGATGGGGCGAAGGAGACAGACCTGGGGGGACAGGTACAGACTGGAGCAAGCCCCGGGACAGGCAGACAGGACTGGAGCAGCTCACAAGACCCAAAGTACAGTGTGGCAAGGGGGCAGGGAGACAGCACATCCTCGGAGGTTAGCCAGGAGTGGGTTGACGATCCCACAATAGAGCCAGTGATCCCAGGGTTGAACCAGGGCGGCCTGTCCACTGGCGTGCCCGCAGCGCAGGGCCAGGAAGGAGCCCAGCCGGCAGGGAAGCAGGGCCTCACAGCCCGGGGGCTGTATTCTTACTTTACAAGCAACAAACCGTGA